The following proteins are co-located in the Alphaproteobacteria bacterium genome:
- a CDS encoding UDP-N-acetylmuramoyl-L-alanine--D-glutamate ligase, whose translation MIDLPFLKGHVAAVMGLGRSGLSAAKALLASGAEVWAWDDKEETRESARKAGIPLVDLTSCDWKRPEIVVWSPGIPHTWPRPHPIAELARKAGRPILCDIDLLLRARSEASYVAITGTNGKSTTTSLIGHIFKKAGRKVAVGGNLGTPALDLEPLSSQGTYVLELSSYQLELVPSAGFGVAVLLNMTPDHLGRHGGMDGYIAAKRRIFDHQAPPATAIVGIDDDHGRRICSELKALARSVVPISAETKVKGGVHAANGLLVDDRKGQNETVIDLNSVRTLPGRHNWQNAAAAYAAATESGLDQGAVVEAIRSFPGLAHRQEFVGIKDGVRFVNDSKATNADAAEKALVCYDAIYWILGGQAKEGGIDSLSEHFGRVRHAFLIGEAALSFAHSLEGLADYTHCGDLARATEAAYDMARREGIEGAVVLLSPACASWDQFKSFEDRGDQFRALVNALPGNAGGDA comes from the coding sequence ATGATCGATCTTCCTTTCCTGAAAGGTCATGTGGCGGCGGTGATGGGGCTGGGGCGTTCGGGCCTGTCGGCGGCCAAGGCGTTGCTGGCTTCGGGCGCCGAAGTCTGGGCCTGGGACGACAAGGAAGAGACGCGCGAAAGCGCTAGGAAAGCTGGCATTCCCCTGGTCGATCTGACGTCTTGCGACTGGAAGCGCCCCGAGATCGTGGTTTGGAGTCCTGGCATTCCGCACACTTGGCCCAGGCCGCACCCCATCGCCGAGCTGGCCAGAAAAGCCGGAAGGCCCATTCTGTGCGACATCGATTTGCTGCTGCGTGCCAGGAGCGAAGCGTCCTACGTCGCCATCACCGGCACCAACGGTAAATCGACCACGACCTCGCTGATCGGGCATATCTTCAAGAAGGCCGGGCGCAAGGTGGCGGTTGGCGGCAACCTGGGAACTCCGGCGCTTGATCTGGAACCTTTAAGCAGCCAGGGAACCTATGTGCTGGAACTGTCTTCTTACCAGTTGGAATTGGTGCCGTCGGCGGGTTTCGGCGTCGCCGTACTGTTGAACATGACCCCCGACCATCTGGGACGCCATGGCGGAATGGATGGCTATATCGCCGCGAAGCGGCGCATCTTCGACCATCAAGCGCCGCCCGCCACCGCCATCGTGGGCATCGACGACGATCACGGCAGGCGCATCTGTTCCGAACTGAAGGCGCTGGCCCGTTCCGTGGTGCCCATCTCGGCCGAGACCAAGGTGAAAGGCGGCGTTCACGCCGCGAATGGGCTTTTGGTGGATGACCGCAAGGGCCAGAACGAAACAGTGATCGATTTGAACAGCGTGCGGACGCTGCCCGGCCGCCATAATTGGCAGAACGCCGCCGCCGCCTATGCCGCCGCCACGGAATCGGGTTTGGATCAGGGCGCGGTGGTCGAGGCGATCCGCAGCTTTCCGGGATTGGCCCATCGCCAGGAATTCGTGGGCATCAAGGATGGCGTGCGTTTCGTCAACGACAGCAAGGCCACCAATGCCGACGCCGCCGAAAAGGCGCTGGTCTGCTATGACGCGATCTATTGGATATTGGGCGGTCAGGCCAAGGAAGGCGGCATCGATTCCTTGTCCGAACATTTCGGGCGCGTGCGCCACGCCTTCCTGATCGGCGAGGCCGCCCTTTCCTTTGCGCATTCCTTGGAAGGCTTGGCCGACTACACGCATTGCGGCGATCTGGCCAGGGCGACCGAGGCCGCCTACGACATGGCAAGGCGCGAGGGCATTGAGGGGGCGGTCGTTCTGTTGTCGCCCGCCTGCGCCAGTTGGGACCAGTTCAAAAGTTTCGAGGATCGCGGCGATCAGTTTCGGGCATTGGTGAATGCGCTTCCCGGAAACGCTGGAGGCGACGCATGA
- a CDS encoding phospho-N-acetylmuramoyl-pentapeptide-transferase, translating to MLYNLLYPLSDELAVLNLFKYLTFRTGGAVITGLIVALLFGPSMIRWLRRKQKEGQPIRDDGPESHILTKKGTPTMGGILILLALTVSTLLWADIKNGYVWAVLLVTIGYGLIGFMDDFLKVTKRNSKGLPGKLKLVCQVVIAVVAVSWIMSLTREPLTDALMIPFTKNFSIDLGWLYLPFAVFVIVGASNAVNLTDGLDGLAIVPVIIAASVFALIAYLVGHAVFANYLQIQNIPGSGELSVFCGALVGAGIGFLWFNAPPAMVFMGDTGSLAMGGALGAVGVVTHHEIVLAIVGGLFVLETVSVIVQVASFKLTGRRVFRMAPLHHHFEKKGWAEPTIVVRFWIIAGVLALIGLSTLKLR from the coding sequence GTGCTATATAATCTCCTCTATCCTCTTTCGGACGAATTGGCCGTCCTCAATCTGTTCAAGTATCTCACCTTCCGCACCGGCGGCGCGGTGATTACCGGATTGATCGTGGCCCTTTTGTTCGGCCCCTCGATGATCCGTTGGCTGCGCAGGAAGCAGAAGGAAGGCCAGCCCATCCGCGACGACGGACCGGAATCGCACATTCTGACCAAGAAGGGCACGCCCACCATGGGCGGCATTCTGATCTTGCTGGCGCTGACCGTTTCAACGCTTTTGTGGGCGGATATCAAGAACGGCTATGTCTGGGCCGTGCTGTTGGTCACCATCGGCTATGGGCTGATCGGCTTCATGGACGATTTCCTGAAAGTGACCAAGCGCAACAGCAAGGGCCTGCCCGGCAAGCTGAAGTTGGTTTGCCAAGTCGTGATCGCCGTCGTGGCGGTCAGCTGGATCATGTCGCTGACGCGCGAGCCACTAACCGACGCCTTGATGATCCCCTTCACCAAGAATTTCTCGATCGACCTGGGTTGGCTGTATCTGCCCTTCGCCGTCTTCGTCATCGTGGGGGCTTCGAACGCCGTGAACCTGACCGATGGGCTTGACGGTCTGGCCATCGTGCCGGTGATCATCGCCGCCAGCGTGTTCGCCTTGATTGCTTATCTGGTCGGCCATGCGGTGTTCGCCAATTACCTGCAAATCCAAAACATCCCAGGTTCGGGCGAATTGTCGGTGTTCTGCGGCGCGCTGGTGGGGGCGGGCATCGGATTCTTGTGGTTCAACGCGCCGCCCGCCATGGTCTTCATGGGCGATACCGGATCGCTGGCCATGGGCGGCGCCTTGGGCGCCGTCGGCGTGGTGACGCATCACGAAATCGTGCTGGCCATCGTGGGCGGCTTGTTCGTGCTGGAAACCGTGTCGGTAATCGTGCAGGTGGCGTCCTTCAAGCTGACCGGCAGGCGCGTGTTTCGCATGGCGCCCCTGCATCATCACTTCGAAAAGAAGGGCTGGGCCGAGCCGACCATCGTCGTCCGGTTCTGGATCATCGCAGGCGTCCTGGCCTTGATCGGCCTTTCAACCCTGAAGCTGAGGTAG
- the murF gene encoding UDP-N-acetylmuramoyl-tripeptide--D-alanyl-D-alanine ligase has protein sequence MMRGLWTSEDLSKATGAQAVLGIVAGGVSIDTRSLNEGDLFIALRGEKMDGHEFASQAEAKGAAAILTDHPIPGISLPQIVVGDTFQALRDLASFAVSRSRAKRIAVTGSVGKTGTKEMLALALSAQAPVHATQGNLNNHYGLPLTLSRMPQDAAYAILEMGMNHAGEIAPLSELAKPDVAVVTTVEPVHIEFFASLAAIAEAKAEIFKGMSPGGIAVLNRDNPFFGLLAKRARAQGVRVISFGGHIESEFRLLHSEIVGASTEVLALAGEKPLAYRIGVPGHHWAVNSMGVLAALHAVGADTAKGAQSLQAMTPPKGRGARREIEMAQGGTFELIDESYNASPASMKAAIVTLAQIRLQGRGRRIVVLGDMLELGTQGPALHRGLKTVLEEAGIDRVYTAGPLMEGLFEALPPSMRAGHAASSVELAPLVAAQVQAGDIVMVKGSAGSRMGRVVEALERPKGVQAQAANGH, from the coding sequence GTGATGCGCGGTTTGTGGACCTCCGAGGATTTGTCGAAGGCGACCGGCGCTCAGGCAGTGTTGGGCATCGTGGCTGGCGGCGTTTCCATCGACACGCGCAGCCTGAACGAAGGCGATCTGTTCATCGCCCTGCGGGGCGAGAAGATGGACGGACACGAATTTGCAAGCCAGGCCGAGGCGAAAGGTGCCGCCGCCATCCTGACCGATCATCCGATTCCCGGCATCAGCCTGCCTCAAATCGTGGTTGGCGACACGTTCCAGGCCCTGCGCGACCTTGCCAGTTTTGCCGTTTCCAGAAGCCGGGCCAAGCGCATCGCCGTTACCGGCAGCGTCGGCAAGACGGGGACCAAGGAAATGTTGGCCCTGGCCTTGTCGGCCCAAGCACCCGTGCACGCCACCCAGGGAAATCTCAACAATCACTACGGATTGCCGCTGACCCTTTCGCGCATGCCCCAGGATGCCGCCTACGCCATTCTTGAAATGGGCATGAACCATGCCGGGGAAATCGCGCCGCTGTCCGAACTTGCCAAGCCGGATGTCGCCGTCGTCACCACGGTCGAGCCTGTGCATATCGAATTCTTCGCGTCCCTGGCGGCCATTGCCGAGGCGAAGGCTGAAATCTTCAAGGGCATGTCGCCAGGTGGCATCGCCGTCTTGAACCGCGACAATCCCTTCTTTGGGCTGCTGGCCAAACGGGCGCGCGCGCAGGGCGTGCGCGTGATCAGCTTTGGCGGCCATATCGAATCCGAATTCAGGCTGTTGCACAGCGAGATCGTCGGCGCTTCCACGGAAGTTCTGGCCTTGGCGGGCGAAAAGCCGCTGGCCTATCGCATCGGCGTGCCCGGCCATCATTGGGCGGTCAACAGCATGGGCGTGTTGGCGGCGCTGCACGCCGTGGGCGCCGATACGGCCAAGGGGGCGCAAAGCCTGCAAGCCATGACGCCGCCCAAGGGCCGTGGCGCTCGGCGCGAGATCGAGATGGCGCAGGGTGGAACCTTCGAATTGATCGATGAAAGCTACAACGCCAGTCCCGCCTCGATGAAGGCGGCGATTGTCACGCTGGCCCAGATACGGCTTCAGGGCAGGGGACGGCGCATCGTCGTGCTGGGCGACATGTTGGAATTGGGCACGCAAGGTCCAGCCCTGCATCGCGGCCTGAAAACGGTTCTGGAAGAAGCCGGGATTGATCGCGTCTATACCGCGGGTCCGCTGATGGAAGGTTTGTTCGAGGCATTGCCGCCATCGATGCGCGCGGGGCATGCCGCAAGCTCGGTCGAACTGGCCCCCTTGGTGGCGGCGCAAGTGCAGGCGGGCGACATTGTCATGGTGAAAGGCTCGGCGGGCAGCCGCATGGGCCGCGTGGTTGAAGCGCTGGAGCGGCCCAAGGGCGTTCAGGCGCAGGCCGCAAACGGTCATTAG
- a CDS encoding UDP-N-acetylmuramoyl-L-alanyl-D-glutamate--2,6-diaminopimelate ligase: MIHQGGFEDVQGMPDQNVTGLTADSRLAGPGFLFAALPGLHVDGRSFIPQALAQGASAILAPPGTSLPSGAKASLLIHPEPRQALARLAARFYGAQPENVAAVTGTNGKTSTVTFLRHIWTNRHLKAASLGTLGLVGPGHAGGESLTTPDPVALHAILAQLVGEGITHLAMEASSHGLDQFRLDGVRLRAAAFTNLSRDHLDYHKDMADYLAAKSRLFSELLTEGGVAVLNADIPEFEALRSIAHQRRLHVIDYGRQATVLKLNSVDAQGEGLRLSLDVLGSRHMILLPVAGGFQAMNALAALGLAVATGLLADHALEALETVESVPGRMQLAAVTAQDAAIYVDYAHTPDALSTALVNLRPHARGQLAVVFGCGGDRDSGKRALMGEIAANLADRAYVTDDNPRSENPALIRKAILSACPKGVEIGDRGEAIASAVADLKGGDVLLIAGKGHETHQIVGSQKIAFDDVAEARRAVERLGK, translated from the coding sequence ATGATTCATCAGGGGGGATTTGAAGACGTGCAGGGGATGCCTGACCAGAACGTGACCGGATTGACGGCCGATTCAAGGCTGGCCGGACCCGGCTTTCTGTTTGCAGCCCTGCCGGGCTTGCATGTCGATGGGCGCTCATTCATTCCCCAGGCCTTGGCCCAGGGGGCTTCGGCCATTCTTGCCCCGCCGGGCACGTCGCTTCCCTCCGGCGCCAAGGCGAGCTTGCTGATTCACCCCGAACCCAGGCAGGCGCTGGCCCGTCTGGCGGCGCGCTTTTATGGCGCCCAGCCGGAAAACGTGGCCGCCGTCACCGGCACCAACGGCAAAACCTCGACCGTGACTTTCCTGCGCCATATCTGGACGAACCGCCATCTTAAGGCGGCCAGCCTGGGCACGCTGGGGCTGGTCGGCCCCGGTCATGCGGGCGGCGAAAGCCTAACCACGCCCGATCCGGTGGCGCTGCACGCCATTCTGGCGCAATTGGTTGGCGAAGGGATTACCCATCTGGCGATGGAGGCTTCCAGCCACGGGCTGGATCAATTCCGGCTGGACGGCGTGCGTCTTCGCGCCGCCGCCTTCACCAATCTTTCCCGCGATCATCTGGATTATCACAAGGACATGGCCGACTATCTGGCGGCCAAGTCGCGTCTGTTCTCCGAGTTGCTGACAGAGGGCGGCGTCGCCGTGCTGAACGCCGACATTCCAGAATTTGAAGCCTTGAGATCGATAGCGCATCAACGCCGTTTGCATGTGATCGATTATGGACGTCAAGCGACCGTGCTGAAGTTGAATTCGGTCGATGCGCAGGGCGAGGGACTGCGCCTGTCCCTGGATGTGCTGGGCAGCCGCCATATGATTCTGTTGCCGGTGGCGGGCGGCTTCCAGGCCATGAACGCCTTGGCCGCTTTGGGGCTTGCGGTGGCGACGGGGCTTCTGGCCGATCACGCGCTGGAAGCCTTGGAGACCGTCGAGTCCGTGCCGGGGCGCATGCAACTGGCGGCCGTCACGGCCCAGGATGCCGCCATCTATGTCGATTACGCCCACACGCCCGATGCGCTTTCGACGGCGCTGGTCAATCTGCGTCCGCATGCCAGGGGCCAGTTGGCCGTCGTCTTCGGTTGCGGCGGCGACCGCGATTCCGGCAAGCGCGCCCTGATGGGCGAGATCGCCGCCAATCTTGCCGACCGCGCCTATGTGACCGACGACAATCCGCGCAGTGAAAATCCCGCGCTGATCCGCAAGGCGATTCTGTCAGCCTGCCCGAAGGGCGTGGAAATTGGCGACCGTGGCGAGGCGATCGCTTCTGCGGTGGCCGACCTGAAAGGCGGCGACGTTCTATTGATCGCGGGCAAGGGCCACGAAACCCATCAAATCGTGGGGTCGCAAAAAATCGCTTTCGACGATGTGGCCGAAGCCAGACGGGCCGTTGAAAGGTTGGGCAAGTGA
- a CDS encoding penicillin-binding protein 2: protein MRERAAGKTGRPLPISRDRACEGPVHLEGESKTAIETGRTRLLLGGLIFVFAFSVIGVRLVDVTVIDPENRVRPVAASQGPAELRMERADILDRNGQILATSLPTVSLFAHPKDIRDARAAAAGIHRVLPELSEADLFAKLSSDKTFVYVKRNLTPKQHYEINRLGQPGLDFESSERRVYPQGPLAAHVVGLADLDNKGIAGVEKTFDGALRQEAEPLRLSIDLRVQESLRSELQTAIAKSSAIGATGMVMDVQTGELLAMVSLPDFDPNLPATQLPEAMFNRATLGTYEMGSTFKLFTAAASLDAGVANMGSTFDARAPIKISRFEIKDYHPMNKFLSIEEIIIHSSNIGAARMALDLGTAGQKAFLSRIGMLKPASSLELPEVGSPQVPQTWREINTMTISYGHGLSVTPVHLAMGVATLVNGGMHVPPTLIRREPGAPVEASRVISAKTSESMRKLMRAVVEAGTGSKAGTNGYEVGGKTGTAEKLSVHGGYAKKALLSSFIGAFPINNPRYVVLAMIDEPKGTKETFGFATGGWVAAPVVSRVVARIGPLLGVAPSFEPVGSEQPGRQASWGTGVRKVASN from the coding sequence ATGCGAGAACGGGCCGCCGGAAAAACCGGTCGGCCCTTGCCCATATCCAGGGACAGGGCTTGCGAGGGGCCGGTCCACCTGGAAGGCGAGAGCAAAACCGCCATCGAGACCGGGCGCACCCGCCTGCTGCTGGGGGGATTGATTTTCGTCTTCGCCTTTTCGGTCATTGGCGTGCGGCTGGTCGATGTTACGGTAATCGATCCCGAGAACCGCGTCCGCCCGGTGGCCGCTTCCCAAGGCCCTGCCGAATTGCGCATGGAACGCGCCGACATCCTGGACCGCAATGGGCAAATCCTGGCCACCAGCCTACCCACGGTTTCGCTGTTCGCCCATCCCAAGGACATTCGCGACGCCAGGGCGGCGGCGGCGGGCATTCATCGCGTGCTGCCGGAATTGTCCGAGGCCGACCTGTTCGCCAAACTTTCGTCGGACAAGACCTTCGTTTACGTCAAGCGCAACCTGACGCCCAAGCAGCATTACGAAATCAACCGCCTGGGCCAGCCGGGGCTGGATTTCGAATCTTCCGAGCGGCGCGTCTACCCGCAAGGCCCGCTGGCGGCGCATGTCGTCGGGCTGGCCGATCTTGACAACAAGGGCATCGCTGGCGTCGAGAAGACCTTCGATGGCGCGTTGCGCCAGGAAGCCGAGCCTTTGCGCCTGTCGATCGATCTTCGCGTGCAGGAAAGCCTGCGCAGCGAGTTGCAGACCGCCATCGCCAAGTCGAGCGCCATCGGCGCCACCGGCATGGTGATGGATGTCCAGACCGGCGAATTGCTGGCCATGGTGTCATTGCCGGATTTCGACCCCAATCTGCCCGCCACCCAGTTGCCCGAGGCGATGTTCAATCGCGCCACGCTGGGCACCTATGAAATGGGCAGCACTTTCAAGCTGTTCACGGCCGCAGCCTCGCTGGATGCCGGTGTGGCGAACATGGGCAGCACCTTCGACGCCAGGGCGCCGATCAAGATCTCGCGCTTCGAGATCAAGGATTACCACCCGATGAACAAGTTCCTGTCCATCGAGGAGATCATCATCCATTCGTCGAACATCGGCGCTGCGCGCATGGCGCTCGATCTGGGCACGGCGGGCCAAAAGGCCTTTCTGTCGCGCATCGGCATGCTGAAGCCCGCCAGCAGTCTTGAACTGCCGGAAGTTGGCTCGCCGCAGGTGCCGCAAACTTGGCGCGAGATCAACACCATGACCATTTCCTACGGCCATGGCCTGTCGGTGACGCCGGTGCATCTGGCGATGGGTGTCGCCACGCTGGTCAATGGCGGCATGCATGTACCACCCACGCTGATCCGGCGCGAGCCGGGCGCGCCTGTTGAGGCTTCGCGGGTCATTTCGGCCAAGACATCCGAATCCATGCGCAAGCTGATGCGCGCCGTCGTGGAAGCGGGCACGGGATCGAAGGCGGGCACCAACGGCTATGAAGTGGGCGGCAAGACGGGAACCGCCGAGAAGCTGTCTGTTCATGGCGGATACGCCAAGAAGGCCCTGTTGTCCTCCTTCATCGGCGCCTTTCCGATCAACAATCCGCGCTATGTCGTTCTGGCCATGATCGACGAACCCAAGGGAACCAAGGAAACGTTCGGCTTCGCCACCGGCGGCTGGGTGGCGGCACCCGTGGTCAGTCGCGTTGTGGCCAGGATCGGCCCGCTGCTGGGCGTCGCTCCCAGTTTCGAGCCGGTGGGAAGCGAGCAGCCGGGCAGGCAGGCATCGTGGGGCACGGGAGTGCGCAAGGTTGCATCTAACTGA
- the rsmH gene encoding 16S rRNA (cytosine(1402)-N(4))-methyltransferase RsmH, translated as MTHLSVMASEVVSALKPQAGEVFVDGTFGRGGYARALLDSVACTVWAIDRDPEAVQAARDMAGNYNGRLQVIDGCFGQMDQLLAERGVSAVDGVTLDIGVSSPQFDNPERGFSFRFDGPLDMRMSASGTTAADLVNDMEEEDLANLIYRLGEERHSRRIAKAIVKARPITRTSQLAEVIRSVMRKSHDGIDPATRTFQALRIAVNDELGELERGLRAAERILKPGGRLAVVAFHSLEDRIVKEFVKERSQKGPGGSRHLPETRQSHEPSFVDVGRRMPSQAEVQANPRARSARLRFATRSQAMAWESGAS; from the coding sequence ATGACCCATCTTTCCGTCATGGCGTCCGAGGTCGTTTCGGCGCTAAAGCCGCAGGCGGGCGAGGTGTTCGTTGACGGAACCTTCGGGCGTGGCGGCTATGCCAGAGCCTTGCTCGACAGCGTGGCATGCACCGTCTGGGCGATCGATCGCGATCCAGAAGCCGTGCAAGCGGCCCGCGACATGGCCGGAAATTACAATGGGCGCTTGCAGGTGATCGATGGCTGCTTTGGGCAGATGGATCAATTGCTGGCAGAGCGCGGCGTCAGCGCCGTCGATGGGGTGACGCTGGATATCGGCGTTTCCTCGCCGCAGTTCGACAATCCCGAGCGCGGCTTTTCCTTCCGCTTCGACGGGCCTTTGGACATGCGCATGAGCGCCAGCGGGACGACGGCCGCCGATCTGGTCAACGACATGGAAGAAGAGGATCTGGCCAATCTGATCTATCGCCTGGGCGAAGAGCGCCATTCAAGGCGGATCGCCAAGGCCATCGTGAAGGCCAGGCCGATCACCCGCACCTCGCAGCTGGCCGAAGTGATCCGTTCGGTCATGCGCAAAAGCCACGATGGAATCGATCCGGCGACGCGCACCTTCCAGGCGCTGCGCATCGCGGTCAACGACGAATTGGGCGAGCTTGAGCGGGGGCTTCGCGCCGCCGAACGCATTCTAAAGCCGGGCGGTCGTCTGGCCGTGGTGGCCTTCCATTCTCTGGAAGACCGCATCGTCAAGGAGTTCGTCAAAGAACGTTCGCAAAAGGGGCCGGGTGGTTCGCGCCATCTGCCCGAAACCAGGCAAAGCCACGAACCCAGCTTCGTGGACGTCGGACGGCGCATGCCTTCGCAAGCCGAGGTGCAGGCCAATCCGCGCGCCCGCTCGGCCCGTTTGCGCTTTGCCACGCGCAGTCAGGCGATGGCCTGGGAAAGCGGGGCGTCATGA
- a CDS encoding division/cell wall cluster transcriptional repressor MraZ: MQLFMGSFLNRLDKKGRVSIPASFRAALSGSAFAGVVAFPSFSKQAIEAGGIERMAKLSEGADELPAFSSEQDDLAALIFASAHQLSFDGDGRVVLPEELIAHAGISDQVQMVGLGKTFELWQPDAFKAFRAEAMERAKLKRPTLKLGGGA, from the coding sequence ATGCAGCTGTTCATGGGCAGCTTTCTCAATCGGTTGGACAAGAAGGGGCGCGTCAGCATCCCGGCTTCCTTCCGCGCTGCCTTGTCCGGGTCCGCTTTCGCGGGCGTGGTGGCCTTTCCGTCCTTTTCCAAGCAGGCCATCGAGGCGGGCGGCATCGAACGCATGGCCAAACTGTCCGAGGGGGCCGATGAATTGCCCGCTTTCTCGTCCGAGCAGGACGATCTGGCCGCCCTGATTTTCGCCAGCGCCCATCAATTGTCCTTCGACGGCGACGGGCGCGTCGTGTTGCCCGAGGAGCTGATCGCTCATGCGGGCATTTCCGATCAAGTCCAGATGGTGGGGCTGGGCAAAACGTTCGAACTTTGGCAACCCGACGCCTTCAAGGCTTTCAGGGCCGAGGCGATGGAGCGTGCCAAGCTAAAGCGCCCGACGCTGAAGCTGGGGGGTGGGGCATGA